The following are encoded in a window of Lacinutrix sp. WUR7 genomic DNA:
- a CDS encoding purine-nucleoside phosphorylase gives MIKFINETVEYLQEKGFDKPEIGIILGTGLGQLIDEIEIIAEASYNHIPNFPTATVEFHKGKLIYGELAGKKVVVMQGRFHVYEGYTLQDVTFPVRIMEKLGINTLLVSNASGAINTDYKKGELMLIEDHINLQGSSPLAFKGVSELGERFTDMSAPYDAKINESFKTIAKANNIKLHEGVYASVVGPQLETRAEYRMLKIIGADAVGMSTVPEIIVANHLKLKTAAVSVLTDECDPSNLKPVNINEIIAMAAKAEPDMITLFKELIKSI, from the coding sequence ATGATTAAATTTATAAACGAAACTGTAGAATACTTGCAAGAGAAAGGTTTTGACAAACCAGAAATTGGAATTATTCTTGGTACCGGACTCGGACAACTTATTGATGAAATAGAAATTATTGCAGAAGCAAGCTATAATCACATTCCAAACTTTCCAACAGCAACCGTAGAATTTCACAAAGGAAAACTTATTTATGGTGAATTAGCAGGAAAAAAAGTGGTGGTTATGCAAGGACGTTTTCATGTATATGAAGGCTATACTTTACAAGATGTTACTTTCCCTGTTCGTATTATGGAAAAACTTGGAATTAACACTTTATTAGTTTCTAATGCATCTGGTGCAATAAATACCGACTATAAAAAAGGCGAATTAATGTTAATTGAAGACCACATCAATCTTCAAGGAAGCTCTCCTCTAGCATTCAAAGGAGTTTCAGAATTAGGGGAACGTTTTACAGACATGAGCGCACCTTATGATGCTAAAATTAATGAATCCTTTAAAACTATAGCCAAAGCAAACAACATAAAACTACACGAAGGTGTTTACGCAAGTGTTGTTGGACCGCAATTAGAAACAAGAGCAGAATATAGAATGCTTAAAATTATTGGTGCAGATGCCGTTGGAATGAGTACGGTTCCAGAAATTATTGTTGCTAATCATTTAAAATTAAAAACCGCAGCAGTGTCAGTTTTAACCGATGAATGCGACCCAAGTAATCTAAAACCTGTAAACATTAATGAAATTATTGCCATGGCTGCCAAAGCAGAACCAGACATGATTACATTGTTTAAGGAATTAATAAAAAGTATTTAG
- a CDS encoding sterol desaturase family protein has protein sequence MEKYIDIIKNSYSGYFNYLKNELITLNHWDNYFYGLIVISLVVWGLEIAFPWRKNQSIFRKDFWLDTFYMFFNFFILNLIVLIALSNTAATFFNDILGIVGLSISSFQLFDVDDLPKVLGLFIFFLVSDFMQWNTHRLLHRVPLFWNFHKVHHSVKEMGFAAHLRYHWMEPVIYKSILYIPLAIIGGFDAQDVAIVHFFAITIGHLNHANLGWDYGFLKYVFNNPKMHIWHHVKELPEGTTYGINYGITLSIWDYLFKTNHIPYDGRDIELGFEGDEDFPKDFIHQELYPLHKNTSK, from the coding sequence ATGGAAAAATACATAGACATCATAAAAAATTCCTATTCGGGATATTTCAATTACCTGAAAAATGAGCTAATTACCCTTAACCATTGGGATAATTATTTTTACGGATTAATTGTAATTTCATTAGTCGTTTGGGGTTTAGAAATTGCTTTTCCTTGGCGTAAAAATCAATCTATTTTTAGAAAAGATTTTTGGCTGGATACTTTTTATATGTTTTTCAATTTCTTTATACTAAATCTTATTGTCCTTATTGCTTTATCCAATACTGCAGCAACATTTTTTAATGATATTTTAGGCATAGTCGGTTTATCTATTTCTAGCTTCCAATTGTTTGATGTAGATGATTTACCTAAAGTGTTAGGCTTATTTATTTTCTTTTTGGTGAGCGATTTTATGCAATGGAATACGCATCGTTTATTGCATCGTGTTCCTCTGTTTTGGAACTTCCATAAAGTGCATCATTCGGTGAAAGAAATGGGCTTTGCAGCACATTTACGCTACCATTGGATGGAACCTGTAATCTATAAATCTATTTTATATATTCCTCTTGCAATTATTGGTGGTTTCGACGCGCAAGATGTGGCAATTGTTCACTTTTTCGCAATTACCATCGGACACTTAAACCACGCTAATTTAGGTTGGGATTATGGCTTTTTAAAATACGTGTTTAACAATCCGAAAATGCACATTTGGCATCATGTAAAAGAGCTTCCTGAAGGAACGACATATGGTATTAACTACGGCATTACATTAAGTATTTGGGATTATCTTTTTAAGACAAACCATATACCTTATGACGGTAGAGATATAGAACTAGGTTTTGAAGGAGATGAAGATTTTCCAAAAGATTTTATTCATCAAGAATTATATCCTTTACATAAAAACACCTCTAAATAA
- a CDS encoding TIGR04282 family arsenosugar biosynthesis glycosyltransferase, with product MNKNLIIVFTRNPELGKVKTRLAKTIGDASALNIYSFLLEHTEKTIRNIDSDKAVYYSVAIHNQDIWDNTIYQKHLQEGEDLGIRMLHAFQNGFAKGYEKVIIVGSDLFDLKEKYIEEAFQKLDKRDVIIGPAEDGGYYLLGMKTLHEEVFKDKKWGTSSVFKDTTKDLHKFKIHQLEKLNDIDTFEDMENNSTLKKLILTDD from the coding sequence ATGAATAAAAACCTTATAATCGTCTTTACAAGAAATCCAGAACTTGGTAAAGTAAAAACACGTTTAGCAAAAACGATTGGTGATGCTTCTGCATTAAACATTTACAGCTTTTTACTAGAACACACCGAAAAAACAATTAGAAATATAGATAGCGACAAAGCGGTTTATTACTCTGTAGCAATCCATAATCAAGATATTTGGGATAATACCATCTACCAAAAACACTTACAAGAAGGAGAAGATTTAGGAATACGAATGCTGCATGCATTTCAAAACGGCTTCGCCAAAGGCTATGAAAAAGTGATTATTGTTGGTAGTGATCTATTCGATTTAAAAGAAAAATACATTGAAGAAGCTTTTCAAAAGTTAGACAAACGCGATGTTATTATTGGTCCTGCCGAAGATGGAGGTTATTATTTATTAGGGATGAAAACGCTTCACGAAGAAGTTTTTAAAGACAAAAAATGGGGCACTTCATCCGTTTTTAAAGACACCACAAAAGATTTACACAAATTTAAAATCCATCAACTAGAAAAGTTAAATGATATTGATACTTTTGAAGATATGGAAAACAATTCCACATTAAAAAAATTAATACTTACAGATGATTAA
- a CDS encoding sodium:solute symporter gives MSVLNYQWTLIIVSSVVLFFISPLAKTTDQFFKAVRKKKAPNTLILTGSLIISWIFAKSITNAANLGLDFGIVGGVAYAGYYLSFAVAGLLIYKLRTIGGFTSIHHFLTTKFGKGAMALFSMLIAVRLFNEVWSNTMVIGSYFGDIGSANYYWSIIIFTALTLAYAIKGGLSSSIFTDVIQMVLFAILLLIILWNIFSIETFHVKDVVTSGTWSFELGLNLFFAAIIQSFSYPFHDPVLTDRAFISSPKVTRKSFLWASVLGAICIILFSIIGVYAQTQGFKGQAAVEVGKAFGVIILLVINFIMITSAASTLDSTFSSFSKLLAVDLGMINDVSFGRASMAAIAILGTLPVFLDVEILSATTISGTMVIGLTPVFIFWNIKVPKISFYLSTICGLIFGFILLFEIFPKALIYTNGKYADLLWVNVWGILSCCVLYFLPKWINNNKQNL, from the coding sequence ATGAGCGTCTTAAATTACCAATGGACACTAATCATTGTATCGAGTGTAGTGCTTTTTTTTATTTCGCCTTTAGCAAAAACTACAGATCAATTTTTTAAGGCTGTTCGTAAAAAAAAAGCACCAAACACTTTAATACTTACTGGTAGTCTTATAATTTCTTGGATTTTCGCCAAGAGTATTACCAATGCCGCAAACCTAGGTTTAGATTTTGGTATTGTTGGCGGTGTAGCTTATGCTGGTTATTATTTATCCTTTGCAGTTGCTGGATTGCTTATTTATAAATTACGGACTATTGGCGGATTCACAAGCATCCATCACTTTTTAACTACCAAATTTGGTAAAGGTGCCATGGCACTATTTTCTATGCTTATTGCTGTTCGTCTATTTAATGAAGTTTGGAGTAACACCATGGTAATTGGTAGTTATTTTGGCGACATTGGTAGTGCAAACTACTATTGGTCTATTATAATTTTCACAGCTTTAACTTTAGCGTATGCTATAAAAGGCGGACTAAGCAGTTCCATTTTTACCGATGTTATTCAAATGGTTTTGTTTGCCATTTTATTACTAATCATTCTTTGGAATATATTTTCCATAGAAACCTTCCACGTAAAAGATGTTGTTACTTCAGGAACTTGGAGTTTCGAACTGGGATTAAACCTATTTTTCGCAGCCATTATTCAATCCTTTAGCTATCCTTTTCATGACCCAGTTTTAACAGATAGAGCTTTTATTAGTTCTCCTAAAGTCACTAGAAAAAGTTTTTTATGGGCAAGTGTACTCGGTGCAATCTGTATCATACTTTTCAGCATAATTGGTGTCTATGCACAAACCCAAGGTTTTAAAGGGCAAGCTGCAGTAGAAGTGGGTAAAGCTTTTGGCGTGATTATATTATTAGTGATTAATTTTATAATGATAACTTCTGCTGCCTCCACATTAGACTCCACGTTTTCCTCCTTTTCCAAATTACTAGCTGTAGATTTAGGAATGATAAATGATGTGTCTTTCGGAAGAGCATCTATGGCAGCAATTGCTATTCTAGGAACGTTACCAGTTTTTCTAGATGTAGAAATACTATCTGCAACTACCATTTCAGGAACTATGGTGATTGGCCTAACACCAGTTTTTATTTTCTGGAATATCAAAGTGCCAAAAATTAGTTTTTACTTGAGTACTATTTGTGGCTTGATATTTGGTTTTATTTTACTGTTTGAAATTTTTCCGAAGGCACTCATTTATACCAACGGAAAATACGCAGATTTACTTTGGGTAAATGTATGGGGAATACTAAGTTGTTGTGTCTTGTATTTCCTTCCGAAATGGATAAATAACAACAAACAAAACCTATAA
- a CDS encoding rhodanese-like domain-containing protein has translation MKSVLLFLLIFTSFSLHAQESLEKLLKKHNIKSVPYISVQELAMPKTEAIILDAREIDEYNTSHLQDAIFVGYNHFNLAETTKILKDKEQQIVVYCSLGIRSEDVAEKLQEAGYKNVLNLYGGIFEWKNNNFPVYNLEEKETEDVHTFSKTWSKWLLKGNRIFKEEKEDE, from the coding sequence ATGAAATCCGTATTGCTATTTTTACTCATATTTACCTCCTTCTCGCTTCACGCGCAAGAGTCTCTTGAAAAGTTATTGAAAAAACACAATATTAAAAGTGTTCCTTATATTTCTGTGCAAGAATTGGCTATGCCTAAAACGGAAGCAATTATTTTGGATGCAAGAGAAATAGACGAATATAACACCAGTCATCTTCAAGATGCAATATTTGTTGGTTACAATCATTTTAATTTAGCCGAAACTACTAAAATTTTAAAAGACAAAGAGCAACAAATAGTGGTCTATTGTTCTTTAGGAATTCGATCGGAAGATGTTGCAGAAAAACTCCAAGAAGCAGGATATAAAAATGTTTTAAACTTATATGGAGGGATTTTCGAATGGAAAAACAATAACTTCCCAGTATATAATCTAGAAGAAAAAGAAACCGAAGACGTACATACATTTTCTAAAACATGGAGCAAATGGCTCTTAAAAGGAAATAGAATTTTTAAAGAAGAAAAAGAAGATGAATAA
- the arsM gene encoding arsenosugar biosynthesis arsenite methyltransferase ArsM, which produces MSYLETTHDVYKEAALTPDVGLCCTTNPIWELPGLKIPKIMQEMNYGCGSTVHARDLTNNPKMLYVGVGGGMELLQFAYFNRQKGGVVGIDVVDEMLEASRKNFIEAEAQNPWFKSEFVDLVKGDALNLNVADNSIDVAAQNCLFNIFKAEDLKKAIEEMYRVLKPHGKLVMSDPTCEQPMNDTLRNDERLRALCLSGSLPIAEYVKALTDAGFGTIEIRARKPYRILDPKTYPTEELIYIESIEVAAIKDPMPKDGPCIFTGKAAIYYGDQDYFDDKEGHILLKNQPLAICDKTAKALQALNRDDIYFSESTFHYDGGGCC; this is translated from the coding sequence ATGAGTTACCTAGAAACCACACACGACGTATACAAAGAAGCAGCACTAACTCCAGATGTTGGATTATGCTGTACTACGAATCCTATTTGGGAATTACCAGGATTAAAAATCCCAAAAATAATGCAAGAAATGAATTATGGTTGTGGTTCTACAGTGCACGCTCGTGATTTAACCAACAATCCTAAAATGCTTTATGTTGGTGTTGGTGGCGGAATGGAACTTTTACAATTCGCATATTTTAATCGCCAAAAAGGTGGTGTTGTCGGTATTGATGTTGTGGACGAAATGCTAGAAGCTTCTCGTAAAAACTTTATCGAAGCCGAAGCACAAAATCCTTGGTTTAAATCGGAATTTGTAGACCTTGTAAAAGGAGATGCATTAAACCTTAATGTAGCCGATAACTCTATTGATGTTGCTGCGCAAAACTGCTTATTCAATATTTTTAAAGCGGAAGATTTAAAGAAGGCAATAGAAGAAATGTATCGTGTTTTAAAACCACATGGAAAACTGGTGATGAGCGATCCTACTTGCGAGCAACCAATGAATGATACTTTACGTAACGACGAAAGATTAAGAGCTTTATGCTTAAGTGGAAGCTTACCAATTGCAGAGTACGTAAAAGCACTAACCGATGCTGGTTTTGGAACTATTGAAATTAGAGCTAGAAAACCATACCGAATTCTAGATCCTAAAACCTACCCAACAGAAGAATTAATCTATATAGAATCTATTGAAGTAGCTGCTATTAAAGATCCAATGCCAAAAGATGGACCTTGTATTTTTACTGGAAAAGCTGCTATTTATTATGGCGATCAAGATTATTTTGATGATAAAGAAGGACATATATTATTAAAAAATCAACCATTGGCAATTTGCGATAAAACAGCAAAAGCATTACAAGCATTAAACAGAGACGACATTTACTTTTCAGAATCTACTTTCCATTATGATGGTGGAGGTTGTTGTTAA
- the arsS gene encoding arsenosugar biosynthesis radical SAM (seleno)protein ArsS (Some members of this family are selenoproteins.), with translation MPKLKTQSLHKQESELAVANKQLEILSNGIFKSGELPTFKDKISETGQFPLQAKKLEILQINVGYMCNQVCEHCHVDAGPDRKEIMTQETMQQILDVIKTTGAHTLDLTGGAPEMNPNFRWFVEEASKIGVKDFIVRSNLTIIRANKKYHDLPEFFKKHNIHVVSSMPHWTRGKTDKQRGEGVFDMSIKALQELNAVGYGMPGSDLKLDLVYNPSGAFLPGDQMSMEKDFKKALLEDFSIQFHNLFAITNLPIARFLDYLIASENYEDYMYSLVEAYNPTAVQNVMCTNTLSVSWDGYLFDCDFNQMLELPVNSKSKHISQYKTELLEGRNIIISQHCYGCTAGAGSSCQGSVA, from the coding sequence ATGCCAAAATTAAAAACACAATCCCTTCATAAGCAAGAAAGCGAATTAGCTGTTGCAAACAAACAATTAGAAATACTCTCTAATGGCATATTTAAAAGTGGTGAATTACCAACTTTTAAAGATAAAATTTCCGAAACTGGTCAATTTCCGCTGCAAGCGAAAAAATTAGAAATACTACAAATTAACGTTGGTTACATGTGTAATCAAGTGTGTGAGCATTGCCATGTAGACGCAGGTCCAGACCGAAAGGAAATCATGACACAAGAGACCATGCAACAAATTTTGGATGTTATAAAAACAACAGGCGCACATACTTTAGACTTAACAGGAGGCGCTCCAGAAATGAATCCTAATTTTAGATGGTTTGTAGAAGAAGCTTCCAAAATCGGAGTTAAAGATTTTATTGTACGCTCTAACTTAACCATTATTCGTGCGAACAAAAAGTATCACGATTTACCAGAATTTTTCAAAAAGCACAACATACATGTCGTAAGTTCTATGCCACACTGGACTAGAGGAAAAACCGACAAACAACGTGGTGAAGGTGTTTTTGATATGTCCATAAAAGCTTTACAAGAGCTAAATGCTGTTGGTTATGGTATGCCAGGAAGCGATTTAAAATTAGATTTAGTTTACAATCCTTCCGGAGCCTTTTTACCTGGTGACCAAATGTCCATGGAAAAAGACTTTAAAAAAGCCTTACTAGAAGATTTCAGTATACAGTTTCATAACTTATTTGCGATTACAAACTTGCCAATTGCGCGTTTTTTAGATTATTTAATAGCTTCCGAAAACTACGAAGATTACATGTATTCTTTAGTAGAAGCGTATAATCCAACTGCGGTACAAAACGTAATGTGCACCAATACCTTATCGGTAAGCTGGGATGGTTATTTATTTGATTGCGATTTTAATCAAATGCTAGAATTACCAGTAAATAGTAAATCGAAACACATCTCGCAGTACAAAACAGAACTGCTAGAAGGACGAAACATTATCATTTCACAACACTGTTACGGTTGTACTGCAGGAGCTGGAAGCAGCTGTCAAGGTAGTGTTGCCTAA
- a CDS encoding arsenosugar biosynthesis-associated peroxidase-like protein → MPKTYYDPADLRKFGKITEWSEELGNKFFDYYSKVFEEGALTAREKSLIALAVAHTEQCPYCIDAYTKDGLQRGVTKEEMMEAIHVGAAIKSGATLVHGVQMMNKVNKLDG, encoded by the coding sequence ATGCCAAAAACATATTACGATCCAGCAGATTTAAGAAAGTTTGGGAAAATCACCGAATGGAGTGAAGAACTAGGAAATAAATTCTTCGATTATTACTCCAAAGTCTTCGAAGAAGGCGCCCTAACTGCTCGTGAAAAATCACTTATTGCCTTAGCCGTTGCCCACACAGAGCAATGCCCTTATTGCATTGACGCGTATACCAAAGACGGACTGCAAAGAGGTGTCACCAAAGAAGAAATGATGGAAGCCATTCATGTTGGCGCAGCAATTAAAAGTGGAGCAACCTTGGTGCATGGTGTGCAAATGATGAATAAAGTAAACAAATTAGATGGTTAA
- a CDS encoding membrane dipeptidase — MKRVYIDLHCHPALKPYGKSFKYEPTKQNHLNAGRKNSIWHYSPPNFLERQVNKILTLTKFTQTDLSALAKANCQVVVISLYPFEKHFLKKRMLGFKFVSDILTNLAAGVSHSRIDNIRSHNSYFQDLKFEYDYYLQLDNFAQKIGDVTYTYRMTNSFSEVEENIAKSTDTRKIISLVPTIEGAHAFETGLLLDKNTGDEQTVLNNIEEVKNWDHKPLFITLAHHFYNEICGHARSINIGAIKDNQNRGLNTDITDLGFKVIDKLLDNTNNERILIDVKHMSTASRKTYYHLLETKYADQNIPIIVSHGAANGKRSIEEWNEKDSALSNQFSDLDINFYDAEILRIAKSKGIFGLQLDERRIGSKKAVKSSRIYMPNKKSRLRNKSELIWNQIQHCAEILNKNNLFCWETLAIGSDFDGIVNPIKGLWTSENIKDIEPYLVERAEAYLKDHQQDLIPINQIPAQEIIDRVLFINAETFLKTNFK; from the coding sequence ATGAAAAGGGTATATATAGACTTGCATTGTCATCCAGCTTTAAAACCTTACGGCAAGAGTTTTAAATACGAACCAACAAAACAAAACCACTTAAATGCGGGAAGAAAAAATTCTATCTGGCATTATAGTCCGCCTAACTTTCTAGAACGTCAAGTAAATAAAATACTAACGCTAACTAAATTTACACAAACCGATTTAAGCGCATTAGCAAAAGCAAATTGCCAAGTGGTTGTGATTTCATTATATCCTTTTGAAAAACATTTCCTAAAAAAAAGAATGCTAGGCTTTAAGTTTGTTTCCGATATTTTAACCAACCTTGCAGCAGGAGTTAGTCATTCTAGAATTGACAATATAAGAAGTCATAATAGCTATTTTCAAGATCTGAAGTTTGAATACGATTACTATCTACAACTAGATAATTTTGCCCAAAAGATTGGAGATGTGACCTACACCTACAGAATGACGAATAGTTTTTCTGAAGTAGAAGAAAACATTGCAAAATCTACAGACACCAGAAAAATAATTAGCCTAGTACCAACGATTGAAGGCGCACATGCTTTTGAAACCGGATTACTTTTAGACAAAAACACAGGAGACGAACAAACCGTTTTAAACAATATAGAAGAAGTAAAAAATTGGGACCACAAACCTCTTTTCATCACCTTAGCACATCATTTTTACAATGAAATTTGCGGACATGCAAGAAGCATTAATATTGGCGCCATAAAAGACAATCAAAATAGAGGATTAAATACAGACATTACCGATCTTGGTTTTAAAGTAATCGATAAACTTCTAGATAACACCAATAATGAACGCATACTCATAGACGTAAAACACATGAGTACCGCATCAAGAAAAACATACTATCATTTATTAGAAACGAAATATGCCGACCAAAACATTCCAATAATTGTAAGTCATGGTGCTGCAAATGGAAAACGTTCTATTGAAGAATGGAACGAAAAAGATTCCGCTTTAAGCAATCAATTTAGCGATTTAGATATTAATTTTTACGACGCCGAAATACTTCGTATTGCAAAATCTAAAGGAATCTTTGGCTTACAACTAGACGAACGACGAATAGGAAGCAAAAAAGCCGTTAAGAGTTCTAGAATTTACATGCCAAACAAAAAAAGTCGATTGCGAAATAAGTCCGAACTCATCTGGAACCAAATACAACATTGCGCAGAAATTCTAAACAAAAACAATCTCTTTTGCTGGGAAACGCTCGCTATTGGGTCCGATTTTGATGGTATTGTAAACCCGATTAAAGGACTTTGGACCAGCGAAAACATCAAAGACATAGAACCCTATTTGGTAGAAAGAGCCGAAGCTTATTTAAAAGACCACCAGCAAGATTTAATCCCAATCAATCAAATTCCGGCACAAGAAATCATAGATCGCGTACTATTTATAAACGCCGAAACCTTTTTAAAAACCAACTTCAAGTAA
- a CDS encoding metallophosphoesterase, which produces MDSNTEDLGKISGKVLLFGGVYSNLQALEALKQVAINENIRPENCICTGDIIGYCAQPEETIQYFQDWKAKSIVGNVEIQLREGAEDCGCDFKEGSRCYGFSQLWYPFAQSKLSKESLDYIATLPNYIQFTYAKKQVMVVHGSYFNTSEFLFKSSPWQRKQTNFNATKSEVIIAGHCGLPFHQSQEDKLWLNPGVIGMPANDGKPSVWYAILEDKDNKLSFNHHTLNYNHQLTNALMQNGLLPEAYAKTIVTGIWDNTEILPIAESNAQGLEIQL; this is translated from the coding sequence ATGGATTCAAATACAGAAGACTTAGGAAAAATATCAGGAAAAGTATTGCTTTTTGGCGGCGTTTATAGTAACCTTCAAGCCTTAGAAGCTTTAAAACAAGTGGCTATAAACGAAAACATCCGTCCCGAAAACTGCATTTGTACTGGTGATATTATTGGCTATTGCGCACAACCAGAAGAAACCATACAATACTTTCAAGATTGGAAAGCCAAAAGCATTGTTGGTAATGTAGAAATACAATTACGCGAAGGAGCAGAAGATTGTGGTTGCGACTTTAAAGAAGGTTCTCGTTGTTATGGCTTTTCGCAACTTTGGTATCCGTTTGCACAAAGTAAACTTTCAAAAGAATCCTTAGATTACATAGCAACGCTTCCTAATTATATTCAGTTTACTTATGCCAAAAAACAAGTAATGGTTGTACATGGTTCTTATTTTAATACTTCCGAATTCCTTTTTAAATCTTCACCTTGGCAACGTAAGCAAACAAATTTTAACGCGACCAAAAGCGAGGTTATTATTGCAGGTCATTGCGGTTTACCTTTTCACCAATCACAAGAAGATAAATTATGGTTAAATCCTGGTGTTATTGGTATGCCTGCAAATGACGGAAAACCTAGCGTATGGTATGCTATTTTAGAAGATAAAGACAATAAACTAAGCTTTAACCATCATACGTTAAACTATAATCATCAGCTAACAAACGCATTAATGCAAAACGGCTTACTACCAGAAGCGTATGCAAAAACCATTGTTACAGGCATTTGGGACAACACCGAAATATTACCTATTGCAGAAAGTAATGCACAAGGTTTAGAAATACAACTATAA
- a CDS encoding sodium:proton antiporter, translating to MDYFVIASILVLISAVFGYINVRFLKMPNTIGLMLITIVFTLAVFALSYFDDTLLNAEKFIITQIDFKSVLLDVMLSFLLFAGALHTNFEQLKVQRWPVLAFATFGVLISTFLVGVIMFYALPIVGLHVDFIYCLLFGALISPTDPIAVLGILKQAGAPKRLETKIVGESLFNDGVGVVIFLTIYKIADLGIENVSALEVVELFGLEVIGGIALGLILGWITYRLMKSIDDYDIEVIITLAAVMAGTVLAQKLHISAPLAMVTAGLVVGNDTVRDSAMSETTETYVDKFWELIDILLNTLLFVLIGMEMLVLTFELEYLLAGLIAIPLVLLCRYISLLIPIKFFEKKLDFVPKTNLIMTWGGLRGGISIALALGLTQVMERDLFLVITYVVVVFSILFQGMTVGKLIKKLEVK from the coding sequence ATGGATTATTTTGTAATCGCCTCTATACTAGTACTTATATCTGCCGTTTTTGGTTATATAAATGTACGATTTTTAAAAATGCCTAACACTATTGGCTTAATGCTAATTACTATTGTGTTCACACTTGCCGTATTTGCGTTAAGTTATTTTGATGATACTTTATTAAATGCGGAGAAGTTTATCATAACACAAATTGATTTTAAGTCCGTTTTATTAGATGTCATGCTTAGTTTTTTACTTTTTGCAGGAGCTTTGCATACTAATTTTGAACAACTAAAAGTACAGCGATGGCCTGTTTTAGCTTTTGCTACATTTGGTGTTTTAATTTCCACATTTTTAGTTGGTGTCATTATGTTTTATGCATTGCCAATTGTGGGGTTACATGTAGATTTTATTTACTGTTTATTATTTGGTGCTTTAATATCACCAACCGATCCTATTGCTGTTTTAGGAATACTTAAACAAGCAGGAGCACCAAAAAGATTGGAAACCAAGATTGTTGGAGAGTCTTTATTTAATGATGGTGTTGGTGTTGTTATATTCTTAACCATTTATAAAATTGCCGACTTAGGAATTGAAAATGTTAGCGCTTTAGAAGTAGTTGAATTATTTGGTTTAGAAGTTATTGGCGGTATTGCTTTAGGTTTAATTTTAGGATGGATTACCTACAGATTGATGAAGTCTATAGATGATTATGATATTGAAGTAATTATCACATTAGCTGCTGTTATGGCAGGAACAGTATTAGCGCAAAAGTTGCATATTTCGGCGCCTTTAGCAATGGTTACTGCTGGATTAGTTGTAGGTAATGATACGGTTCGGGATTCCGCAATGTCGGAAACCACAGAAACCTATGTCGATAAGTTTTGGGAGTTGATAGATATTCTTTTAAATACCCTTTTATTTGTCTTGATAGGAATGGAAATGTTAGTGTTAACTTTTGAATTGGAATATTTATTGGCAGGTTTAATCGCGATACCTTTGGTGTTATTGTGTAGATATATTTCTTTATTAATACCTATTAAATTCTTTGAGAAAAAATTAGACTTCGTACCAAAAACGAATTTAATTATGACTTGGGGAGGATTGCGTGGCGGAATTTCCATCGCACTAGCTTTAGGTCTTACGCAAGTAATGGAGCGTGATTTGTTCTTGGTAATTACCTATGTGGTTGTGGTGTTCTCTATACTATTTCAAGGGATGACGGTTGGTAAGCTGATTAAAAAATTAGAAGTCAAATAA